In Leptotrichia sp. oral taxon 215 str. W9775, a single genomic region encodes these proteins:
- a CDS encoding class I SAM-dependent methyltransferase, translated as MNHYFSEKPEIKSEKRIIKYTIQNKKFEFITDNGVFSKSKVDFGTDLLLNEFLKKNRNLKSEGIKILDIGCGYGVVSVILKSFYPEASVTLSDVNERALELSEENLKKYNINGYEIIKSNAFEKIEGKFDMILSNPPIRAGKDTIFKIYTEAYEHLNKDGEFYCVIQTKHGAKSTQKKLVEIFGNCDTVTIDGGYRIFLSKK; from the coding sequence ATGAATCATTATTTTTCAGAAAAGCCTGAAATAAAATCTGAAAAAAGAATAATAAAATATACAATACAGAATAAAAAATTTGAATTTATAACAGATAATGGAGTATTTTCAAAATCAAAGGTTGATTTTGGAACTGATTTGCTGCTAAATGAATTTTTAAAGAAAAATAGGAACTTGAAATCTGAAGGAATTAAAATTTTAGATATAGGCTGCGGTTACGGTGTTGTTTCTGTAATACTTAAATCCTTTTATCCTGAAGCTTCAGTAACTTTGTCCGATGTTAACGAGAGGGCACTTGAATTAAGTGAAGAAAATTTGAAGAAATATAATATAAATGGTTATGAGATAATAAAATCAAATGCATTTGAGAAAATTGAAGGGAAATTTGATATGATTTTGTCAAATCCCCCAATAAGGGCAGGAAAAGATACTATCTTTAAAATTTATACGGAAGCCTATGAACATTTAAATAAAGACGGGGAATTTTACTGTGTAATACAGACAAAACATGGAGCCAAGAGTACCCAGAAAAAATTAGTGGAAATTTTTGGAAACTGTGATACAGTTACAATTGACGGGGGATATAGAATTTTTCTTTCAAAAAAATAG
- a CDS encoding flavodoxin: protein MAKIGIFYGSTTGVCEDVANKIAEQLGDADVYNIAGNEDKLGDYDVLILGTSTWGFGELQADWIDSVDALGSLDLNGKKVAYFGTGDQSSFGDTFIDGIALLNDEIEKTGATVVGHTSTDGYDFSESKAVVDSEFLGLAIDEVNQSDLTDERIEAWTTELKKVL, encoded by the coding sequence ATGGCAAAAATTGGAATTTTTTACGGATCGACAACGGGAGTATGTGAAGACGTTGCGAATAAAATTGCAGAACAGCTAGGAGATGCTGATGTGTATAACATCGCAGGTAACGAAGACAAACTTGGAGATTACGATGTTTTAATTCTAGGTACTTCAACTTGGGGATTTGGAGAACTGCAAGCAGACTGGATAGATTCAGTAGATGCTTTAGGTAGCCTTGATTTAAATGGTAAAAAAGTTGCATACTTTGGAACTGGTGACCAATCAAGTTTCGGTGATACATTTATAGATGGTATTGCATTACTTAATGATGAAATTGAAAAAACAGGAGCAACAGTTGTAGGACATACAAGTACAGACGGTTATGATTTCAGTGAATCTAAAGCAGTAGTAGATTCAGAATTCTTAGGATTAGCTATTGACGAAGTTAATCAATCAGATTTGACTGATGAAAGGATAGAAGCATGGACGACGGAGTTAAAAAAAGTTTTATAA
- a CDS encoding glycine/sarcosine/betaine reductase component B subunit: MRLELGKIFIKDIQFASESKIENNVLYVNKDELRKAIWDDEAIVSVEFDIAKPGESVRITPVKDVIEPRVKVEGRGGIFPGVLSKVDTVGEGKTIALKGMAVVTTGKIVGFQEGIVDMTGPGAEYTPFSKLNNLVIIAEPAEGIKQHEHEKAVRYIGFKAAKYLGELARNLQPEETKVYETKPLLEQIAQYPDLPKVGYVYMLQTQGLLHDTYVYGVDAKQIVPTILYPTEIMDGAIVSGNCVSACDKNPTYVHLNNGVIEELYEKHGKEINFLGVIITNENVYLADKERSSNWTAKFTKYLGLDAAIVSQEGFGNPDTDLIMNCKKIETEGVKTVIVTDEYAGQNGASQSLADADPKANAVVTGGNANQLIVLPKLDKIIGHIDVVNVIAGGHHDSLKEDGTIEVEIQAITGATNETGFGYLTAKTY; the protein is encoded by the coding sequence ATGCGTCTTGAGTTAGGCAAGATTTTCATAAAGGACATTCAATTTGCTTCAGAATCTAAAATCGAAAATAACGTATTGTACGTTAATAAGGATGAATTAAGAAAGGCAATATGGGACGACGAAGCAATCGTATCAGTAGAGTTTGACATAGCAAAGCCAGGAGAGAGCGTTCGTATTACACCAGTAAAAGATGTAATCGAGCCTCGTGTAAAGGTTGAAGGAAGAGGAGGAATTTTCCCAGGAGTTTTATCAAAGGTTGACACTGTAGGAGAAGGAAAAACTATAGCTTTAAAAGGTATGGCAGTAGTAACTACAGGAAAAATCGTTGGGTTCCAGGAAGGTATCGTAGATATGACTGGGCCAGGTGCTGAGTACACACCTTTCTCAAAATTAAACAACTTGGTAATCATTGCTGAACCTGCTGAAGGAATCAAACAGCATGAGCATGAAAAAGCAGTACGTTACATTGGATTCAAAGCTGCTAAATATTTAGGAGAATTGGCAAGAAACTTACAGCCTGAAGAAACAAAAGTATACGAAACAAAACCATTACTTGAACAAATAGCACAATATCCTGATTTACCAAAAGTAGGATATGTATACATGCTACAAACTCAAGGATTATTACACGATACTTATGTATACGGAGTAGATGCAAAACAAATAGTTCCTACAATTCTTTATCCAACAGAAATAATGGATGGAGCAATCGTAAGTGGAAACTGCGTGTCTGCATGTGATAAAAACCCTACTTATGTACACTTAAATAACGGTGTAATAGAAGAACTTTATGAAAAACATGGAAAGGAAATCAACTTCCTTGGTGTTATCATAACTAATGAAAACGTATACCTAGCTGATAAAGAAAGATCATCTAACTGGACAGCTAAGTTCACTAAGTATTTAGGACTTGATGCAGCTATCGTTTCTCAAGAAGGATTTGGAAACCCAGATACTGACTTGATAATGAACTGTAAGAAAATTGAAACTGAAGGTGTAAAAACTGTTATCGTTACTGATGAATATGCAGGACAAAACGGAGCGAGCCAAAGCTTGGCCGATGCAGATCCAAAAGCTAACGCAGTTGTAACTGGAGGAAACGCAAACCAATTAATCGTATTACCTAAATTAGACAAAATAATTGGACACATTGATGTAGTTAACGTAATTGCAGGAGGACACCACGATTCATTAAAAGAAGATGGAACAATCGAAGTTGAAATTCAAGCAATTACAGGTGCAACAAATGAAACAGGATTTGGATATTTAACAGCTAAGACTTACTAG
- the grdC gene encoding glycine/sarcosine/betaine reductase complex component C subunit beta yields MENSPFKTAPNKDMNYPVFRGAGYVLVHTPDMIENGSTCAIERETNPDSEFLKEIKNHIRSYEEVVDYLPNQVYIGRKTPEELNTFPMPWYDIKDQKGDRHGKFGQIVPQDEFIALLKIVDAFDLVHLSEEFISAVRPKIEENFKELEPFFGQLKSDDISEIDPKDYTLTHEGKVVGYVKRAHDVDPNLNSHVMAENLVVKASGVISALEMLRDSKIDPKEIDYVIECSEEACGDINQRGGGNFAKSIAEIAGLVNATGSDLRGFCAAPTHALISAASYVKAGIYKNVMVVAGGATAKLGMNAKDHVKKGIPVLEDVLGGFAILVSENDGVNPIIRTDLIGKHNVGTGSSPQAVISALVTPGLEKANLKITDVDVFSVEMQNPDITKAAGAGNVPEANYKMIGALAVMRGDIEKKDLKSFIETKGLPGWAPTQGHIPSGVPYVGFLRDDLTTGNKNRAMIVGKGSLFLGRMTNLFDGVSFIAERNTGEKSEEGAVSKEEIRKIIAESIKKLAQNIADTEE; encoded by the coding sequence TTGGAAAACAGTCCTTTTAAGACGGCTCCAAATAAAGATATGAATTATCCAGTATTTAGAGGAGCAGGTTATGTTCTTGTTCATACACCTGACATGATTGAAAATGGATCAACATGTGCAATAGAAAGAGAAACTAACCCTGACTCAGAATTTCTAAAAGAAATAAAAAACCACATAAGAAGTTACGAAGAAGTTGTAGATTACCTTCCAAACCAAGTTTATATAGGAAGAAAAACTCCAGAAGAGTTAAATACATTCCCTATGCCTTGGTATGATATAAAAGATCAGAAAGGTGATCGTCATGGAAAATTTGGACAAATAGTTCCTCAGGACGAATTTATTGCATTACTTAAAATAGTAGATGCATTTGATTTAGTACACTTATCAGAAGAATTCATATCTGCAGTACGTCCAAAAATAGAAGAAAATTTCAAAGAATTGGAACCTTTCTTTGGACAACTTAAAAGCGATGATATTAGTGAAATAGATCCTAAAGATTATACACTGACTCACGAAGGAAAAGTTGTAGGATATGTAAAAAGAGCACATGATGTGGATCCAAACTTAAATTCACATGTAATGGCTGAAAACCTTGTAGTTAAAGCATCAGGAGTAATTTCGGCACTTGAAATGTTAAGAGATTCAAAAATAGATCCTAAAGAAATTGATTATGTAATAGAATGTTCTGAAGAAGCGTGTGGAGACATAAACCAACGTGGTGGAGGAAACTTTGCAAAATCAATAGCTGAAATAGCAGGATTAGTAAATGCAACAGGATCAGATTTACGTGGATTCTGTGCGGCACCTACACATGCATTAATAAGTGCAGCTTCATATGTAAAAGCAGGAATTTATAAAAATGTAATGGTAGTTGCAGGAGGAGCAACAGCAAAATTAGGAATGAACGCAAAAGATCACGTTAAAAAAGGAATTCCAGTATTGGAAGACGTTTTAGGTGGATTTGCGATACTTGTTTCTGAAAACGATGGTGTAAATCCAATAATAAGAACTGACTTAATTGGAAAACACAATGTTGGAACAGGTTCTTCACCTCAAGCTGTTATCTCAGCACTTGTAACACCTGGATTAGAAAAAGCAAACTTAAAAATAACTGATGTAGATGTATTCTCAGTTGAAATGCAAAACCCTGACATAACAAAAGCGGCAGGAGCAGGAAATGTACCTGAAGCAAACTATAAAATGATAGGTGCATTGGCTGTAATGCGTGGAGACATTGAGAAAAAAGATCTTAAATCATTCATAGAAACAAAAGGATTGCCAGGATGGGCTCCAACACAAGGGCATATTCCTTCAGGAGTACCTTATGTAGGATTCTTACGTGATGATTTGACTACAGGAAACAAAAATAGAGCAATGATAGTAGGAAAAGGAAGCTTATTCTTAGGAAGAATGACTAACTTATTTGATGGTGTTTCATTTATTGCTGAAAGAAATACTGGAGAAAAATCTGAAGAAGGAGCAGTTTCTAAAGAGGAAATAAGAAAAATAATAGCAGAATCAATTAAAAAACTTGCTCAAAATATCGCAGATACAGAAGAGTAG
- a CDS encoding heavy-metal-associated domain-containing protein: MKKIVGIEGMSCSHCAKKVEDALYGLPETEDVKVNLDNKNAEIEFSSEVDDKIISDLIKSVGFTPTTVENV; this comes from the coding sequence ATGAAAAAAATTGTTGGAATTGAGGGAATGAGCTGTTCACACTGTGCAAAAAAAGTGGAAGATGCCTTATACGGACTTCCTGAAACTGAAGATGTAAAAGTAAATCTTGATAATAAGAATGCAGAAATTGAATTTTCTTCAGAAGTAGATGATAAAATTATTTCAGATTTAATAAAATCTGTAGGATTCACTCCTACAACTGTAGAGAATGTATAA
- the grdD gene encoding glycine/sarcosine/betaine reductase complex component C subunit alpha, whose amino-acid sequence MSKKIISQVLLEVAEAIETGNFGKKVKVGVTTLGSEHGPENIIKGAQLAKNDLFDIVLIGKGHEDFESYEVETEEEVHKKMEELLDSGEIASCVTMHYNFPIGVSTVGRVITPGRGNEMFIATTTGTSATDRVEAMVRNAIYGIATAKSVGIKKPTVGIINIEGARQTEKLLSELQKNGYDFEFTESQRADGGAVMRGNDLLMGTPDVMVTDSLTGNLFMKIFSSYTTGGDYEAEGYGYGPGVGENYDRRVLILSRASGSPVVAKALKYAYEVATGKVNEVARDEYKKAQAAGLDKIFAELKNKKQDSKPSEEIKAPEKEVVTSQIAGVDIMDLEDATKVLWKHGIYAENGMGCTGPIILVNKVNKDKAKEILRAEGLLS is encoded by the coding sequence ATGAGTAAAAAAATAATTTCTCAAGTACTGCTTGAAGTAGCTGAAGCTATTGAAACAGGAAATTTTGGGAAAAAAGTAAAAGTAGGAGTAACAACATTAGGAAGTGAACATGGACCTGAAAATATTATAAAAGGTGCACAACTGGCTAAGAATGATTTGTTTGACATAGTTCTTATAGGAAAAGGTCACGAAGATTTTGAAAGCTACGAAGTTGAAACTGAAGAAGAGGTGCATAAAAAAATGGAAGAACTACTTGACAGTGGAGAAATAGCTTCTTGCGTTACAATGCACTATAATTTCCCAATAGGAGTTTCAACAGTAGGTAGAGTAATAACTCCTGGAAGAGGAAATGAAATGTTTATAGCAACAACTACCGGAACATCTGCTACTGACAGAGTAGAAGCAATGGTAAGAAATGCGATATATGGTATAGCTACAGCTAAATCAGTAGGAATTAAAAAACCTACAGTAGGTATAATAAATATAGAAGGGGCAAGACAAACTGAAAAGTTACTGTCTGAACTTCAAAAAAATGGATATGACTTTGAATTCACAGAATCTCAAAGAGCTGATGGTGGTGCAGTAATGAGAGGAAATGACTTGTTGATGGGTACACCTGATGTCATGGTAACAGACTCATTAACAGGAAATTTATTTATGAAAATATTCTCATCATATACTACAGGTGGAGATTACGAAGCCGAAGGATATGGATACGGTCCTGGAGTAGGAGAAAACTATGATAGAAGAGTATTGATACTTTCAAGAGCATCAGGATCACCTGTTGTTGCTAAAGCATTAAAATATGCTTATGAAGTAGCTACAGGAAAAGTTAACGAAGTAGCTCGGGATGAATATAAAAAGGCACAAGCAGCAGGATTGGATAAAATCTTTGCTGAATTGAAAAATAAAAAGCAGGATAGCAAGCCTTCAGAAGAAATAAAGGCTCCTGAAAAAGAAGTTGTAACATCTCAAATAGCTGGTGTAGATATTATGGATCTTGAAGATGCAACTAAAGTTCTTTGGAAACATGGTATATATGCTGAAAATGGAATGGGATGTACAGGGCCAATTATTCTTGTAAATAAGGTTAATAAAGATAAAGCAAAAGAAATTTTAAGAGCAGAAGGATTATTATCATAA
- a CDS encoding co-chaperone YbbN: MLELTKDNFEAEVLQAEGYVFVDFWSQGCEPCKALMPEVHKLAEKYEGKMKFAALDTTSARRLAIKQRVLGLPTLAVYKDGEKIDEVTKDDATIENVEALIKKYI; encoded by the coding sequence ATGTTAGAATTAACAAAAGACAACTTTGAAGCTGAAGTTTTACAAGCTGAAGGATATGTATTTGTAGATTTCTGGAGTCAAGGATGTGAACCTTGTAAGGCATTAATGCCAGAAGTTCATAAACTTGCTGAAAAATATGAAGGTAAAATGAAATTTGCCGCTCTGGATACTACATCAGCAAGACGTTTAGCTATTAAACAAAGAGTTTTAGGATTACCTACATTAGCTGTCTACAAAGATGGTGAAAAAATTGATGAAGTAACAAAAGATGATGCGACTATTGAAAACGTGGAAGCATTAATCAAAAAATATATCTAA
- a CDS encoding GrdX family protein produces the protein MKLLTNNPAFLNYDKKNIEVDYRETDYLGILKIARDYVHENYRILTHPLYGSVKPNETIYRSVVLVEGDSTDTDSVVLLASAIETFEKFKGNRRTPAWIDRVKEDFSVIDYDLITNAIERIVK, from the coding sequence GTGAAATTATTAACTAATAATCCTGCGTTTTTAAACTATGATAAGAAAAACATAGAAGTGGACTACAGGGAAACGGATTATCTGGGAATATTAAAAATAGCACGTGACTACGTACATGAAAATTACAGAATACTTACACATCCTCTTTATGGGAGTGTAAAACCTAACGAAACTATTTACAGATCTGTAGTTTTAGTTGAGGGAGATTCAACTGACACAGATTCGGTTGTTTTACTGGCTTCAGCTATAGAAACTTTTGAAAAGTTCAAAGGGAACAGAAGAACACCGGCATGGATAGACAGGGTCAAGGAAGATTTCAGCGTTATAGACTATGACTTGATAACAAATGCGATTGAAAGAATTGTAAAATAG
- the grdB gene encoding glycine reductase complex selenoprotein B, with product MSKIRVVHYINQFFAGVGGEEQAHIEPELRKELPPISQQLQDKLGEEFEIVAAVVCGDSYFNENLEKAQATLLEMIKGENPQLFIAGPAFNAGRYGVAAGTITKLIQDELHIPAVTAMYIENPGVDMYRKDIYIVEATDSAAGMRKVLPKLAKLAAKLAKGEEILSPAEDGYIAKGVRVNYFHEDTGSKRAVDMLIKKIKGEAFETEYPMPDFDRVEPAAAIKDLSKAKIALVTSGGIVPKGNPDHIESSSASKYGTYSIAGVEDLTAETYETAHGGYDPVYANEDADRVLPVDVLREFEKAGKIGKLYDEFSTTVGNGTAVASAKAFAEEIGKKLVADGVDAVILTSTUGTCTRCGATMVKGIEKYGIPVVHMCTVVPISLTVGANRIVPTIAIPHPLGNPKLDSIEEERKIRRKLVEKALNALTTEVDGQTVFE from the coding sequence ATGTCAAAGATTAGAGTAGTACACTACATTAACCAGTTCTTTGCTGGGGTTGGAGGAGAAGAACAAGCTCACATAGAGCCTGAGTTGCGTAAAGAATTACCCCCAATATCACAGCAATTACAAGATAAGCTGGGAGAAGAATTTGAAATAGTAGCTGCAGTAGTATGTGGAGACAGCTATTTCAACGAAAATTTAGAAAAAGCGCAAGCAACTTTATTAGAAATGATTAAAGGGGAAAACCCACAATTATTCATTGCAGGACCAGCATTTAACGCAGGACGTTACGGGGTTGCTGCAGGAACAATTACAAAATTAATCCAGGATGAATTACATATACCTGCTGTAACAGCAATGTATATTGAAAACCCTGGAGTAGATATGTATAGAAAAGATATATATATCGTAGAAGCAACAGACAGTGCTGCAGGAATGAGAAAGGTTTTACCTAAATTAGCAAAATTAGCAGCAAAATTAGCAAAAGGTGAAGAAATACTTTCACCAGCTGAAGACGGATATATAGCTAAAGGAGTAAGGGTTAACTACTTCCACGAAGATACAGGTTCAAAACGTGCGGTAGATATGCTGATTAAAAAAATCAAAGGTGAAGCTTTTGAAACAGAATATCCAATGCCAGATTTTGACCGTGTTGAACCAGCTGCGGCTATTAAAGATCTATCTAAAGCAAAAATCGCTCTAGTTACATCTGGAGGAATTGTTCCAAAAGGAAACCCTGATCACATTGAATCATCTTCAGCTTCAAAATATGGAACATACAGCATAGCAGGTGTTGAAGACTTAACAGCTGAAACATATGAAACAGCTCATGGAGGATACGATCCTGTATACGCAAATGAAGATGCTGACCGTGTGTTACCTGTGGATGTATTAAGAGAATTTGAAAAAGCAGGAAAAATTGGAAAATTGTACGATGAATTTTCTACTACTGTAGGAAATGGTACAGCAGTAGCAAGTGCAAAAGCATTTGCAGAAGAAATTGGAAAAAAATTAGTGGCTGATGGGGTAGATGCAGTTATCCTTACATCTACTTGAGGAACTTGTACTCGTTGCGGTGCAACGATGGTAAAAGGAATAGAAAAATACGGTATACCTGTAGTACATATGTGTACAGTAGTACCTATATCACTAACAGTTGGAGCAAACAGAATCGTTCCAACTATAGCGATACCTCACCCATTGGGTAATCCAAAATTAGATAGTATAGAAGAAGAAAGAAAAATAAGAAGAAAATTAGTTGAAAAAGCATTAAATGCTTTAACAACTGAAGTAGACGGTCAAACAGTATTTGAATAA
- the grdA gene encoding glycine/sarcosine/betaine reductase complex selenoprotein A, with protein MSSLKNKKVIIIGDRDGIPGLAIEECVKTIEGTEIVFSSTECFVUTAAGAMDLENQKRVKEAAEKFGNENVAVLLGASEAEAAGLAAETVTVGDPTFAGPLAGVELHLAVYHIVEEEVKSQVDPAVYEEQVGMMEMVLDVDAISEEMKDVRGE; from the coding sequence ATGAGTAGTTTAAAAAATAAAAAAGTTATCATTATCGGAGATAGAGACGGTATACCTGGTCTAGCTATCGAAGAATGTGTAAAAACTATAGAAGGAACAGAGATTGTATTTTCATCTACTGAATGCTTTGTCTGAACGGCTGCGGGTGCGATGGACTTAGAAAACCAAAAACGTGTTAAGGAAGCTGCCGAAAAATTCGGTAACGAAAACGTTGCGGTTCTATTAGGTGCGTCAGAAGCCGAAGCTGCTGGTCTAGCAGCTGAAACAGTAACTGTAGGAGATCCAACTTTTGCAGGGCCGTTGGCAGGAGTAGAATTACATCTTGCAGTTTACCACATAGTAGAAGAAGAAGTAAAATCACAAGTTGATCCAGCTGTTTACGAAGAACAAGTTGGAATGATGGAAATGGTATTGGATGTCGACGCAATTTCAGAAGAAATGAAAGACGTACGTGGTGAATAA
- the trxB gene encoding thioredoxin-disulfide reductase has protein sequence MAEHFDLIIIGSGPGGLAAALYAARGRMKTLILEKGQNGGQAAITHLIENYPGSIEDPTGPKLTHRMLEQAKNFGAEVRKEEVVDVDFTGKEKIVKCKDAEYTAKAVVIATGATPRKLDAPGIRELSGKGISYCATCDADFFRDLEVYVVGGGNSAVEEAIYLTKFARQVHIVHMLDHFQCESITLEKAKAVPNLDIRTRTVVQEVKGDGILESIVFKNLDTDEVYEVEADEEDGTMGLFVFIGYQPQTELFKGKVDIDQYGYIVAGESTETSVPGVFVAGDCRVKEVRQVVTAAADGAVAAIMAEKYISKEFE, from the coding sequence ATGGCAGAGCATTTTGACTTAATCATTATAGGGTCAGGGCCAGGAGGACTGGCAGCAGCTCTATATGCAGCAAGAGGAAGAATGAAGACATTAATTCTTGAAAAAGGGCAGAACGGAGGACAAGCGGCGATTACTCACCTGATAGAAAACTATCCAGGGTCAATCGAAGATCCAACAGGTCCTAAATTAACTCACAGAATGTTAGAACAGGCTAAAAACTTCGGAGCAGAAGTGAGAAAAGAAGAAGTAGTGGATGTAGACTTTACAGGAAAAGAAAAAATAGTTAAATGTAAAGATGCAGAATATACTGCAAAAGCTGTAGTTATCGCTACAGGAGCAACTCCAAGAAAATTGGATGCACCAGGAATCAGAGAACTTTCAGGAAAAGGAATTTCATACTGTGCAACATGTGATGCAGACTTCTTTAGAGATCTTGAAGTATATGTAGTAGGTGGAGGAAACAGTGCAGTTGAAGAAGCTATCTACCTTACTAAATTTGCAAGACAGGTTCACATTGTTCATATGTTAGATCATTTCCAATGTGAAAGCATCACTTTAGAAAAAGCTAAAGCGGTACCTAATCTTGACATCAGAACAAGAACTGTAGTTCAAGAAGTAAAAGGTGACGGAATACTTGAATCAATAGTATTTAAAAATCTTGATACAGATGAAGTATACGAAGTTGAAGCTGATGAAGAAGATGGAACAATGGGATTATTCGTATTCATAGGATATCAACCACAAACTGAACTATTCAAAGGAAAAGTTGATATAGATCAGTATGGTTACATTGTAGCTGGAGAAAGTACTGAAACAAGTGTACCAGGTGTATTCGTAGCAGGAGACTGCAGAGTTAAGGAAGTTCGTCAAGTTGTTACAGCTGCGGCAGATGGTGCAGTAGCGGCAATTATGGCTGAAAAATATATAAGTAAAGAATTTGAATAG
- a CDS encoding DUF2023 family protein — MDDGVKKSFIKYNYELFAHHLYELDKGLRHLVLHTAPIEVVDDMIRKLKKNDVPFHIQELSCGKINLFFGERECVETIKKFKNKALNKYTPEEDFILGILLGYDPLKQTKRYLKFKNACLAIEKYEKDEMNIY; from the coding sequence ATGGACGACGGAGTTAAAAAAAGTTTTATAAAATATAATTATGAACTTTTTGCACATCACCTGTATGAACTTGACAAAGGGTTAAGACATTTAGTATTACATACTGCACCTATTGAGGTTGTAGATGATATGATAAGAAAGCTAAAAAAGAATGATGTGCCATTTCATATTCAGGAATTGAGTTGTGGTAAAATTAATTTGTTTTTCGGTGAAAGAGAATGTGTGGAAACAATTAAAAAGTTTAAAAACAAAGCTCTTAACAAATATACACCGGAAGAAGATTTTATACTTGGAATTCTTTTGGGATATGATCCGTTGAAACAAACTAAGAGATATTTGAAATTCAAAAATGCATGTTTAGCTATTGAAAAGTACGAAAAAGATGAAATGAATATTTATTAA